A window of the Planktothrix tepida PCC 9214 genome harbors these coding sequences:
- a CDS encoding saccharopine dehydrogenase family protein gives MNKRVLILGGRGRIGNSVAEDLAQHTSAEITITGRKLTGNRAINPRFKVLELDLEDQQKLETAIANSDLVIHCAGPFHYRDTGVLQACIQQNVNYIDVSDNRGFTSRILEHSEAAKKAGVTAIINTGIFPGISNSMVRQGVEQFDQVEKIHLSYVVGGSGGAGMTVMRTTFIGLQRPFEVWINGEWKTIKPYSERETIEFPPPYGKTGVYWFDMPECFTLVDSFPAKTVITKFGTVPDFYNYLTWSVAHWWPASWLQNPAVIEFLSQVSYRMTNVTDIWSGIGVAVRSCVTGIKQGKTVDYCSTIVHENTATIAGIGTGTIAELCLNGELQKPGVWPVEQVLSTPLFEAAMNNRGINIQTS, from the coding sequence ATGAACAAGCGAGTTTTAATTCTAGGAGGTCGAGGACGGATTGGCAACAGTGTTGCTGAGGATTTAGCTCAACATACTTCTGCTGAAATTACCATTACTGGACGGAAACTGACGGGAAATAGAGCGATTAATCCTCGGTTTAAGGTTTTAGAATTGGATTTAGAAGATCAACAAAAATTAGAAACTGCGATCGCAAATTCCGATTTAGTCATCCACTGTGCAGGGCCATTTCATTATCGAGATACTGGGGTGTTGCAAGCTTGTATCCAACAGAATGTTAATTATATTGATGTGAGCGATAATCGTGGCTTTACAAGTCGGATTTTAGAGCATTCGGAAGCTGCTAAAAAAGCTGGAGTTACTGCTATTATTAATACCGGTATTTTCCCTGGTATTTCTAATAGCATGGTTCGTCAAGGCGTTGAACAATTTGATCAAGTTGAAAAAATCCATTTGAGTTATGTTGTTGGGGGGTCTGGCGGTGCAGGAATGACGGTGATGCGAACCACATTTATCGGGTTACAACGTCCGTTTGAAGTGTGGATAAATGGAGAATGGAAAACCATTAAACCCTATAGTGAACGAGAAACCATTGAATTTCCTCCCCCCTACGGAAAAACAGGAGTTTATTGGTTTGATATGCCGGAATGTTTCACTTTAGTAGACTCTTTTCCAGCTAAAACAGTTATCACAAAATTCGGTACAGTTCCCGATTTTTATAATTATTTAACCTGGAGTGTTGCCCATTGGTGGCCGGCGAGTTGGTTACAAAATCCAGCCGTAATTGAGTTTCTATCCCAAGTCAGTTATCGCATGACCAATGTTACGGATATTTGGAGTGGAATTGGAGTAGCAGTTCGGTCTTGTGTCACCGGAATTAAACAAGGAAAAACCGTTGATTATTGTTCAACAATTGTTCATGAAAATACCGCTACCATTGCGGGAATAGGAACCGGAACAATTGCAGAATTATGCTTAAACGGAGAACTGCAAAAACCCGGTGTTTGGCCCGTTGAACAAGTATTATCAACTCCCTTATTTGAAGCCGCCATGAACAACCGAGGCATTAACATTCAAACCTCGTAG
- a CDS encoding cyclic nucleotide-binding domain-containing protein: MDQKTELLLKLDIFREFYTEEVELISEYFSIHKFFDLQVILPQTGQDSSFGIILSGEVSVMGDQMENTSRTPGDILGEMAFIQGRRSDFIAASDGAIAIMTFDDIEKLKLKQPYVAVKLISLATRNLVNKLRKNPPENTTEIILLLADNNLFSDLINLVKDHLHIIEKFSIITSDKFKIFLEDTTNLTVSEVIESHYLILGETAIGSRILLDQVKAIVYLRDPTTSESNPPAIEALSRLCDLQQVLFATNLLTANAVFQYLE; encoded by the coding sequence ATGGATCAGAAAACGGAATTATTATTAAAGTTAGATATTTTTAGAGAATTTTATACAGAAGAAGTCGAACTGATTAGTGAGTATTTTTCGATTCACAAGTTCTTTGATTTACAAGTGATTCTGCCCCAAACAGGTCAGGATTCCTCCTTTGGGATTATTCTCTCTGGGGAAGTCAGCGTTATGGGAGATCAGATGGAAAATACCAGTCGCACCCCAGGAGATATTTTAGGGGAAATGGCATTTATCCAAGGTCGTCGCTCAGATTTTATTGCGGCCAGTGATGGAGCGATCGCGATTATGACTTTTGATGATATTGAAAAGTTAAAATTAAAACAACCCTATGTCGCCGTTAAATTAATCAGTTTGGCAACTCGGAATCTGGTGAATAAATTACGCAAAAATCCCCCCGAAAATACAACAGAAATCATACTATTATTAGCGGATAATAATTTATTTTCCGATTTGATTAATTTAGTCAAGGATCATCTTCATATTATTGAAAAATTTTCGATTATTACCTCTGATAAATTCAAGATTTTTTTAGAGGATACAACAAATTTAACCGTTAGCGAAGTCATTGAATCTCATTATTTAATTTTAGGAGAAACAGCCATTGGTTCCCGAATTTTATTAGATCAGGTTAAAGCGATTGTGTATCTACGCGATCCGACAACAAGCGAATCTAATCCCCCAGCTATTGAAGCTTTATCGAGGTTATGTGACTTGCAGCAAGTTTTGTTTGCTACCAATTTATTAACGGCTAATGCAGTTTTTCAATATTTAGAATAA
- the cobJ gene encoding precorrin-3B C(17)-methyltransferase, whose protein sequence is MSFSQFQSFQPIAAIATTPQAVQQLQPLCQGLNAILWIPNTLHPLPGTQVYSGSLSEHLATLWSSHRGFIFGLAAGAVVRLIAPLLQHKSSDPAVVVLDQTGKFVISLCSGHQGGADQLTRLVARQLNATPIITGATNALGLPALDLLGLPFGWRQGPGDWTAVSGAIARGEQVNVFQEVGSTLWQTTLPPAHPFDFTPNSEAKFHICISSQRRVSDTIQVQWFPRVLWVGIGCERNTPRALIEKAIEQTLQQYNLAEEAIAGIATLDIKGDEPGLVELCQAKHWPLRTFPSEVLREIKVPNPSKVVEAEVGTPSVAEASALQAAGVKTLFVSKQIYRDQLPSASTSNRIGQAVTVAIAQAEQEYTGRTGQLLLVGIGPGELDQITPAAQTAIVQADVVIGYSLYLDLIRPLFRPGQIVESYPITQERQRGERAIDLAQWGLTVAVVSSGDCGIYGMAGLVFEQLRARSWDGKTPMVQVFPGISALQAAASRVGAPLMHDFCAISLSDLLTPWEVIQNRLKAAAQADFVCILYNPRSRTRTEQLHTAKRIFLEARSGNTPVAMVRSAYRCDEEITITTLEQFNPDAVDMLTTVLIGNQSTGIYENWMITPRGYLGK, encoded by the coding sequence ATGAGTTTTTCCCAATTTCAATCGTTTCAACCCATTGCTGCTATTGCCACCACCCCCCAGGCTGTACAACAACTTCAACCCCTTTGTCAAGGTTTAAATGCCATTTTGTGGATACCCAACACACTCCACCCCTTACCTGGAACACAAGTCTATTCCGGCTCTCTATCGGAACACCTAGCAACGCTTTGGTCAAGTCACCGAGGGTTTATTTTTGGTTTAGCCGCTGGTGCTGTGGTGCGATTAATCGCTCCTTTATTACAGCATAAATCCAGTGATCCTGCGGTTGTAGTGCTGGATCAAACCGGAAAATTTGTCATCAGTCTCTGTAGTGGACATCAAGGCGGCGCTGATCAACTAACTCGTTTAGTTGCCCGACAATTGAACGCCACACCTATTATTACAGGGGCAACTAACGCTTTAGGATTACCAGCGCTAGATTTATTAGGGCTTCCCTTTGGTTGGCGACAGGGGCCAGGAGATTGGACAGCCGTAAGTGGGGCGATCGCCAGGGGAGAACAAGTTAACGTGTTTCAGGAGGTGGGTTCAACGTTATGGCAAACAACTTTACCCCCCGCTCATCCTTTTGATTTTACCCCGAATTCAGAGGCGAAATTTCACATCTGTATTAGTTCTCAACGTCGAGTATCAGATACAATTCAAGTTCAGTGGTTTCCCAGGGTGTTATGGGTGGGAATAGGCTGTGAACGCAACACCCCTAGAGCATTGATTGAGAAGGCTATTGAGCAAACTTTACAACAGTATAATTTAGCGGAAGAAGCGATCGCAGGAATCGCCACTCTGGATATTAAAGGAGATGAACCGGGGTTAGTGGAGTTGTGTCAAGCCAAGCATTGGCCGTTACGCACCTTTCCCTCGGAAGTTCTGCGGGAGATAAAAGTGCCTAACCCGTCTAAGGTTGTTGAAGCCGAAGTGGGAACCCCTAGCGTCGCTGAAGCCTCCGCATTACAAGCCGCAGGAGTAAAAACGTTATTCGTTTCTAAGCAAATTTACCGAGATCAGTTACCAAGTGCTTCAACTTCCAACCGCATCGGACAGGCGGTAACGGTGGCTATTGCCCAAGCTGAACAGGAATATACTGGACGCACGGGACAGTTATTATTAGTTGGAATTGGCCCTGGTGAATTGGATCAAATCACTCCTGCGGCTCAAACAGCCATTGTCCAAGCGGATGTGGTCATTGGATATTCCTTGTATTTAGACTTAATTCGGCCTTTATTTCGTCCCGGTCAGATTGTTGAATCCTATCCCATTACCCAAGAACGTCAACGGGGAGAACGGGCGATTGATTTGGCTCAATGGGGGTTAACGGTGGCGGTGGTATCATCGGGGGACTGTGGCATTTATGGTATGGCGGGGTTAGTGTTTGAACAGTTACGCGCTAGGAGTTGGGATGGCAAAACTCCGATGGTGCAAGTGTTTCCGGGGATTAGTGCGTTACAGGCGGCAGCAAGTCGGGTGGGAGCTCCCTTAATGCACGATTTCTGTGCGATTAGTTTGAGTGATTTATTAACCCCTTGGGAGGTCATTCAAAACCGATTAAAAGCGGCAGCCCAAGCAGATTTTGTGTGTATTTTATATAATCCGAGATCGCGCACCCGCACAGAGCAATTACACACTGCTAAACGCATTTTTTTAGAAGCTCGTTCTGGCAATACTCCTGTCGCAATGGTTCGTTCTGCCTATCGTTGTGATGAGGAAATTACTATAACTACTTTAGAACAGTTTAATCCTGATGCGGTGGATATGTTAACAACAGTATTAATCGGAAATCAAAGCACGGGTATTTATGAAAATTGGATGATTACACCGAGGGGATATTTGGGGAAATAG